A single region of the Rubrobacter aplysinae genome encodes:
- the mutM gene encoding bifunctional DNA-formamidopyrimidine glycosylase/DNA-(apurinic or apyrimidinic site) lyase: MPELPEVTVISRDVASLAAGRRVVCAGISDDDVSNAGVEGFPAKLVGQTLRGTSRRGKIIVLDFGEVVGVVHLVISGRVLGFPVWQEPDRMNTVMLEFEGGVVLGFTRLWLGYFDLYEPAGVDGHPLISRLGPDPFSPEFTAGYLTAAFSGRRAAIKGLLLDQSLVAGLGNIYVDEVLFAAGVHPARKADTLTPRETETLHAAILDILGRAIEARGTTFDSYHDAFGETGKYQHQLRVFDREGDPCPACGAEIVKLKVAGRGTHVCPACQPLTSPDAPDA; the protein is encoded by the coding sequence GTGCCGGAGCTACCGGAGGTTACCGTGATCTCGCGCGACGTCGCCTCGCTGGCGGCGGGACGCCGGGTGGTGTGCGCCGGCATCTCGGACGACGACGTGTCGAACGCCGGGGTCGAAGGATTCCCGGCGAAGCTCGTCGGCCAGACTCTGCGGGGGACTTCAAGGCGGGGCAAGATCATCGTTCTCGACTTCGGCGAGGTGGTGGGGGTCGTGCATCTCGTGATCTCGGGCCGCGTCCTAGGCTTTCCCGTCTGGCAAGAGCCGGACCGGATGAACACGGTGATGCTGGAGTTCGAAGGTGGTGTGGTTCTGGGCTTTACCCGGCTCTGGCTCGGCTACTTCGACCTGTACGAGCCCGCCGGGGTGGACGGGCACCCCCTGATCTCCCGTCTCGGCCCGGACCCTTTCTCGCCGGAGTTCACGGCCGGCTATCTGACGGCGGCTTTCTCTGGTCGCCGGGCCGCGATCAAGGGCCTCCTGCTCGACCAGTCGCTCGTCGCCGGGCTCGGGAACATTTACGTGGACGAGGTTCTCTTCGCCGCCGGGGTACACCCGGCGCGCAAGGCGGACACGCTCACGCCGCGGGAGACGGAGACGCTCCACGCCGCCATTCTCGACATCCTGGGGCGCGCCATCGAGGCCCGGGGCACGACCTTCGACTCCTACCACGACGCCTTCGGGGAGACGGGAAAGTACCAGCACCAGCTACGCGTCTTCGACCGGGAGGGCGACCCCTGTCCGGCCTGCGGCGCGGAGATCGTGAAGCTCAAGGTGGCCGGCCGCGGGACGCACGTCTGTCCCGCGTGCCAGCCGCTAACGTCTCCGGACGCTCCAGACGCCTAG